ACATAAAGATTTGTCTTGCAATAAATGATACAATGTGGAAAAGTAACATTTAATACTACTGCCCCCATTTCTGCCCCTGTGAAGAGATTCTAACATGGGTCCAAACCACCTCTAGTGCATATACCACTTTGACGAATATCCTTCTTTTGATCTTCCtatttgtaatataattttctttcaaatgtagACCAAAAATATTCTCGTTAATACTGTGCGAGTAGATCAATAAAGTCTTCCGggggtatatatatgtgttgagATTTAGGAGAATGGTATTACAGAGGGAGGTAAAAGACGAAATGCTCAGTGAGGTCGGCATACCAAGCTAATTACCGTAAACTTTGATGACAGCTCATTAGAATGACGTCGCGTGGAGGTCTGACATAGATAATCACACAGATCCACTATAGTAGGTACGTTTTACCTGATTAGTTAAAACCACAACGCGTGAAGTACCTGAAATTCTAATACCCCCTCCAGTTATACTAAGTCGGTTATCTTGTCAAATTAACACGCGGTTTAACGTGAAtgtatcatttaattgtttgtttttaatacttCACGTGAATCCAGGGGAGTTAATAATACAGAAAATAGGGAAGGTTGGGGGGAGTGCGGAGGATTAGATAAATTTTACTAATTATGTACGTGTACATGATTCACTGATATATCGATAGATAGAATTTGACCTTGAACCCTATGGCGAAAAGGCTGGTTCTGGAaatgcatgtacattgtatgctACAATATCAGCAAATTTCAtgtcatatatttaaataataaaccaTGTATTTCGATGACATTTAAAATAGTAAAATGAACTTTTATAATATGACAGCTCTAGTATTTTACATATCCTTAAGATTCAATCTAGTAAAATACTGTTTTGgttgtaaaattaaattttcaagaTAATGTATCCCAATTATATcttaacataattatgtacGTATACTGCCTCGTCATTTGTTGAAAGTGATACTGCACGCTTTGAAACCGAAAATAAATAATACCAATTGTGTAGCAATATTAATTACATAAACTAAACTTTCCAGCCTAAAGAAGATGTTTAGAAACTTTATTATTTATCTTACACTATCATTTGATCATCAGTTGCATATTTCTAATCAATGCGaagttttaattgttattgCAATATAACTCACCACGTCTCATATCAATTAATCAAAcccattaaaataataattgaagtGATTTGGTTAGATGACATCAACACgcatattacaatgtataatagTTTCTTGCATTTAATCTTTAATATGATTCAGTTCAcaattttatcttttatctGTAGGTCGCATTACCCAGTAATTAAGCACTTAATTCTACCAATTGCACCACTCAACCTATGGATGCGAAGTGTGCAACCGGCAAGTTGCCTGGTTATTTTAGCTGAAGGTTGCCGATTTTCCCCGGGTATTGTGACTTTTCTCAAACTCCAAAAACTGGTAATTCCTGAGTGTTCTGGGTAGTTTAGGCttggaaacaaaaacaaaacaatcgCTTATGTGAGGATAACTTCTCTTTTACTTTTCAATGAACATTTTTAAGTTAGGAACTTTTGATGGGACGGATCACTAATTTGAATTTTGCTATATTTTGTGAGTTGAGATCAAAATTTTGTTATACTGTAGTTACAAGTTGTATCTAATTTCACGTAGCAGAATAAGTAGACGAAGTTCAAAATGGAAATGCAATATACGTAACCAGGGCCCTGTTTCATCAACATTCGTTAATTTAAAATACTCTTTTACCTgaaggaattccttaaaattaAGGAATGTTGGTGAAACCGGACTCATATAGGAATAAAATGATGAGAAGAAACAGATATAATCATTTCATGTCATTTATTACACTTTAGCGAAAAGAAAATGTAACAAATTATATGTTGAGACATTTGTTTCAGTGTATAGAAGTTACACCACTACGAAAGATATGTAATGTCCTTTAATCCATCAGTTTGATTAGTTTCAACATGCAGACGATATACAAGTGCAATTGACGTGCGAAAATCCGGAAAACCCGCAATCCAGACGGAAATATAAGGAAATGGATTTGGTTCTTGACCACGTAAAGGAAATCCAGCAGTCCGAACAATTCGCTAACCGGATGGTTTGGGCTAAGGGCAAAAGTGTTCGAATTACCGAAGGTCCGATGTAGCACATTGTACAGAGTCTCCATTGTCGATCCAGCAGGTAAGAGTCTCTATCCCATATTCAAATTACAAACGATTTCAGTCAAAGccaaaataaaatcatgtgCTGATATGTGAACATCACTCGTTTGTGTAAATTTAATCCATGGATGctattctttctttcttttgttACAAGTCCAAGTACTTGCTCTGCTTCAAAATCAGGCAATTTGAGTCCAAACCTCTGGTTTTCAGCGTATCGTTCATGACAGGGTATTCTTTTCTCTGTTGGAcctgcaaaatataaagataattgCTTGCGTTAGTTGAAGTGTTACGTAATTTTATGCACAGAAAAAATAATGCATAAAGAACAAAGTAATAACTTCAAATTTTTGGATGTCTTCTTTGATCATGTTAGTCTAATGAATGTATTATCTTGTAAGTTTcgtattttaattttatgacaaaaacaTTATTAATTACGACAAATTATGATAACATAAATAGCAAGATGTGGAATGCTTACCTGCTTTGAAGCATCATTCACTTCAGATACGTTTGGAGGCTCTGACGTTGCTGTCATTCCATTATCGCAGATATAGGCGATGTCAAAAGACATTCAAGAAGTGTTGGGGTAACTGCTTCATGAATACCGTTCACTGTTCTCAAGCCTTGGTATCAAAGTCAAGTAGTTTTTCAAACATTAAATCATAAGATTCAATGATATCCACTGTCTTCTTCATACAACTGGTGGATTCATTTGATTCGGTGAGAAATGAATCTGTTGTTGTAGATTTCCCGTTGTCAATATCTTCATCAGATGAAAAGTCATCACTATTATACAGACTGTCGAAGCTGACACTACATCGGACTTCAGATTGCATCTTCATCGAACTGAGATTTTCGTTACTGTCAAACAGAGAGTCATCTGATTGGGAGTCCGAGTAATAGACACTGTCCTTACTTTCCAGCATATATTTTTCCGTCTGTTCTTCAATTTCGCATAAACATTCCTGGCTATCCAGAGATTCCTTACTCATCTGACAGAAGTTGTTGGCCTTCAGCTCCTCTACCTTCTCGTTCAGGATCAGCATCTGTCTCATCAGACCGGCGTCTTGGTCCATCAATTCAATCTTCAAAAAcaccaaaaataataattaatattaataaagtCATAAACAAGTATATTCATGATTGATATTAATATTCAACTTTGAATCAAATAGCAAAAGCTCATTAACAAACAAACTGTGCTTACCATATCTGTTCTAAGCTTTTCCAGAGCGATATCAATAGTAGATAATGTTTTTCCAGGACCTCCGGTCGTTCCAGACCTCTTGCATTCTTCAATAGACTCTAGCCTCTGCAGGTATTTC
This portion of the Argopecten irradians isolate NY chromosome 6, Ai_NY, whole genome shotgun sequence genome encodes:
- the LOC138324976 gene encoding uro-adherence factor A-like, which encodes MVHTSEALTTPEKDNCVGGCQDGIDINNSCRQKYLQRLESIEECKRSGTTGGPGKTLSTIDIALEKLRTDMIELMDQDAGLMRQMLILNEKVEELKANNFCQMSKESLDSQECLCEIEEQTEKYMLESKDSVYYSDSQSDDSLFDSNENLSSMKMQSEVRCSVSFDSLYNSDDFSSDEDIDNGKSTTTDSFLTESNESTSCMKKTVDIIESYDLMFEKLLDFDTKA